The following are encoded together in the Chaetodon auriga isolate fChaAug3 chromosome 6, fChaAug3.hap1, whole genome shotgun sequence genome:
- the dusp6 gene encoding dual specificity protein phosphatase 6 yields the protein MLDKLKPVVQLDSVMAISKTVGWLREQLETRRDGLLVMDCRAQELYESSHVETAINVAIPSLMLRRLKKGNLPVRSLLSDGEDREKFVRRCKTDTIVLYDEYSREWNENVDGGSVLGLLLRRMKDEGYKAYYLEGGFSKFQAEYPALCETNLDGSSNSSSPTAQVLGLGGLRISSDSSDIESDIDRDPSSATDSDGSPLSNPQPSFPVEILPHLYLGCAKDSTNLDVLEEYGIKYILNVTPNLPNLFENAGEFKYKQIPISDHWSQNLSQFFPEAISFIDEARGQKCGVLVHCLAGISRSVTVTVAYLMQKLNLSMNDAYDIVKMKKSNISPNFNFMGQLLDFERTLGLKSPCDNRIAAPSQPLYFTTPTNHNVFQLDPLEST from the exons ATGCTTGACAAGCTCAAGCCCGTCGTCCAGCTCGACTCGGTTATGGCGATCAGCAAGACGGTGGGCTGGCTCCGGGAGCAGCTGGAGACGCGCAGGGACGGCCTGCTTGTGATGGACTGCCGGGCCCAGGAGCTCTACGAGTCGTCGCACGTCGAGACGGCGATCAACGTGGCCATACCGAGCCTCATGCTCCGCCGGCTCAAGAAGGGCAACCTGCCCGTGCGGTCGCTGCTCTCCGACGGCGAGGACCGGGAGAAGTTCGTGCGCCGATGCAAGACCGACACCATCGTGCTGTACGACGAGTACAGCCGGGAGTGGAACGAGAACGTGGACGGGGGCTCCGTGCTGGGTTTGctgttgaggaggatgaaggacgAAGGCTACAAGGCCTATTATCTGGAGG GTGGCTTCAGTAAATTCCAGGCCGAGTATCCGGCTCTGTGCGAGACCAACCTGGACGGCTCCTCCAACAGCAGCTCCCCCACCGCCCAGGTGCTGGGCCTCGGCGGGCTGCGCATCAGCTCCGACTCCTCGGACATCGAGTCGGACATTGACCGGGACCCGAGCAGCGCCACAGACTCGGACGGCAGCCCGCTGTCCAACCCGCAGCCCTCCTTCCCGGTGGAGATCCTGCCGCACCTCTACCTGGGCTGCGCCAAGGACTCCACCAACCTGGACGTGCTGGAGGAGTACGGCATCAAGTACATCCTCAACGTGACTCCCAACCTGCCCAACCTCTTTGAGAACGCGGGGGAGTTTAAGTACAAGCAGATCCCGATCTCGGATCACTGGAGCCAGAATCTCTCTCAGTTCTTCCCCGAGGCCATCAGCTTCATTG ATGAGGCTCGGGGCCAGAAGTGCGGCGTCCTGGTCCACTGCCTGGCCGGCATCAGTCGCTCAGTCACTGTAACGGTGGCCTACCTGATGCAGAAGCTCAACCTGTCCATGAACGACGCCTACGACATCGTCAAGATGAAAAAGTCCAACATCTCACCCAACTTCAACTTCATGGGCCAGCTCCTGGACTTTGAGCGCACGCTGGGCCTGAAGAGCCCGTGCGACAACCGCATCGCAGCGCCCAGCCAGCCGCTGTACTTCACCACCCCGACCAACCACAACGTCTTCCAGCTGGACCCCCTGGAGTCCACGTGA